The Sphingomonas telluris genome includes a window with the following:
- a CDS encoding YjbE family putative metal transport protein (Members of this highly hydrophobic protein family,regularly are found preceded by the yybP-ykoY manganese riboswitch (see RF00080). A metal cation transport function is proposed.): MLLQTTLAAVAAHYGAPANIWGAIVNDFSNITEPTAFAAFLQVLMIDLVLAGDNAIVVGALAAGLTADQRRKVILIGVLAALVLRIIFALIVTQLLQIIGLILVGGLLLLWVAWKMWRELRHHGESAGSDEIVGDEHSGLRPARSFGSAVWAVAVADVSMSLDNVLAVAGAARDHPGILIVGLVFAVILMGVAANLIARYIERYRWIGYVGLLVILYVAAKMIYDGWVHPEVGLGRLFA; the protein is encoded by the coding sequence ATACTCTTGCAGACGACGCTTGCGGCGGTAGCCGCTCACTACGGCGCGCCCGCCAATATCTGGGGCGCGATCGTCAACGACTTCTCGAACATCACCGAGCCGACCGCATTTGCAGCGTTCCTGCAGGTTCTGATGATCGACCTGGTGCTCGCCGGCGACAATGCGATCGTCGTTGGTGCGCTAGCGGCGGGCCTGACCGCGGACCAACGGCGGAAGGTCATCCTCATCGGCGTGCTTGCGGCTCTCGTGCTGCGCATAATTTTCGCGCTGATTGTCACCCAACTGCTTCAAATTATTGGACTAATCCTTGTAGGCGGACTGCTTCTGCTATGGGTCGCCTGGAAGATGTGGCGTGAGCTTCGCCACCACGGCGAATCCGCTGGCTCCGATGAAATCGTCGGAGACGAGCATTCCGGGCTGAGGCCGGCGCGGAGCTTCGGCTCTGCGGTCTGGGCCGTCGCCGTGGCCGACGTTTCCATGAGCCTGGACAACGTGCTGGCGGTCGCTGGCGCCGCTCGTGACCATCCCGGCATCCTGATTGTGGGCTTGGTCTTCGCGGTCATCCTGATGGGCGTCGCGGCCAATCTCATTGCCCGCTACATCGAGCGCTACCGCTGGATCGGTTATGTCGGCCTGCTAGTGATCCTCTACGTGGCCGCGAAGATGATCTACGACGGATGGGTGCATCCCGAGGTCGGGCTGGGCAGGCTGTTCGCCTGA
- the mnmE gene encoding tRNA uridine-5-carboxymethylaminomethyl(34) synthesis GTPase MnmE: MSIDTIFALSSGRPPAAVSVIRVSGPLAHAAGLQLAGSLPAARQAALRTLRGEDGGILDDALVLRFDGPASSTGEDVVEVQCHGGRAVVDAILGALEQIAGLRGARPGEFTRRAFENGRIDLTEAEGLADLIEAETESQRKAALTLAEGGLRRQVEQWQERLLQLSARSEAAIDYADEDDVGIDPALISDCAALAADLSAWLERPRVEPLKDGVRVVVAGPPNAGKSSLINAIAGQERAIVTDIPGTTRDHIEVPLSLGGVPVLLTDTAGLRETEEPVERIGVERSQVLVQAADVLLWLGEPDQAPVHRRLIRLHPRADQSGRTAGPPDTLAVSAKTGLGLGTLLEQTAELARSVLPAEDAVALNRRQARHLAEARDAVAAVQTVDDFVLVAEQLRAARSAFDRLTGRAGVEDVLDALFGRFCLGK; this comes from the coding sequence GTGAGCATCGACACAATCTTCGCCCTTTCGAGCGGCCGCCCGCCGGCGGCGGTGAGCGTCATCCGCGTCAGCGGGCCGCTGGCCCATGCGGCGGGGCTGCAGCTCGCCGGATCACTGCCTGCAGCTCGGCAAGCTGCCCTGCGCACGCTCAGGGGAGAGGATGGCGGCATCCTCGATGATGCGCTCGTGCTGCGGTTCGATGGGCCTGCAAGCTCGACTGGCGAGGACGTGGTCGAGGTTCAGTGTCACGGGGGTAGGGCAGTCGTTGATGCTATACTCGGAGCGCTGGAGCAGATCGCTGGCCTGCGCGGGGCCCGACCGGGAGAATTCACGCGGCGCGCTTTCGAGAATGGCCGCATCGATCTCACCGAGGCGGAAGGCCTGGCCGACCTCATCGAAGCCGAGACCGAGTCTCAGCGAAAGGCGGCGCTCACACTGGCGGAAGGCGGCCTCAGGCGACAGGTCGAACAGTGGCAGGAGCGGTTGCTCCAGCTCTCTGCACGCTCCGAGGCAGCCATCGATTATGCCGACGAGGACGATGTCGGTATCGACCCGGCGCTGATCAGCGATTGCGCGGCTCTAGCGGCCGACTTGTCCGCTTGGCTTGAGCGCCCTCGGGTCGAGCCCCTGAAGGATGGCGTACGCGTCGTGGTCGCGGGCCCACCGAATGCCGGAAAATCCAGTCTTATCAATGCGATCGCCGGACAGGAGCGGGCAATCGTCACCGATATCCCGGGCACGACGCGCGATCACATCGAAGTTCCGCTCTCCCTGGGCGGAGTACCGGTCCTACTGACGGACACCGCGGGTTTGAGGGAGACGGAAGAGCCTGTCGAGCGCATCGGTGTTGAGCGGTCGCAGGTGCTGGTCCAGGCCGCGGATGTATTGCTCTGGTTGGGTGAGCCCGATCAGGCGCCGGTGCATCGACGCCTCATCCGTTTGCATCCGCGAGCCGACCAGTCTGGGCGGACCGCTGGACCGCCTGATACGCTGGCTGTCTCAGCGAAGACCGGCCTGGGTCTTGGCACATTGCTTGAGCAAACTGCGGAGCTCGCGCGGTCTGTTTTGCCGGCCGAAGACGCCGTCGCACTCAATCGCCGCCAGGCTCGCCATCTCGCCGAAGCCCGAGATGCTGTTGCAGCGGTTCAGACGGTTGATGACTTCGTGCTAGTTGCCGAACAACTGCGCGCAGCTCGAAGCGCGTTCGACCGCCTCACTGGACGTGCCGGAGTGGAAGACGTCCTGGACGCGCTCTTCGGCCGCTTCTGCTTGGGTAAGTGA